The following proteins are co-located in the Thermococcus sp. genome:
- a CDS encoding NAD(+) kinase: protein MKFGVVARRDRAEALKLAYRVYDFLKVSGYDVVVDEDTYRYLKEFEEGDVLPLEEFDVDFIIVIGGDGTILRVEHKTKKDIPILGVNMGTLGFLTEVEPHETFFAISKLIEGEYYIDERIKLRAYLNGEEKVPDALNEVAILTGIPGKIIHLRYYIDGGLADEIRADGLIISTPTGSTGYAMSAGGPFVDPRLSVTVIAPLAPIALSSRPMVVPAESRIDVRNMALTREIVLAIDGQFYTYLPPETEIRIEKSPRKAKFVRFTREIYPKYTMKLKKRF from the coding sequence ATGAAGTTCGGCGTCGTCGCGCGAAGGGACAGGGCAGAGGCGTTAAAGCTGGCCTACAGGGTGTACGACTTCCTGAAGGTTAGCGGGTACGATGTTGTTGTTGACGAGGACACCTACAGGTATCTGAAGGAGTTCGAGGAAGGCGATGTTCTCCCGCTGGAGGAGTTCGACGTTGATTTCATCATCGTCATAGGTGGCGACGGGACCATTCTCAGGGTGGAGCACAAGACGAAGAAGGACATTCCTATCCTGGGAGTTAACATGGGGACACTTGGCTTTCTCACCGAGGTAGAACCCCACGAGACGTTTTTTGCGATAAGCAAGCTCATCGAAGGAGAATACTACATAGACGAGCGCATAAAGCTGAGGGCCTACCTGAACGGAGAAGAGAAAGTCCCCGATGCACTCAACGAGGTTGCAATCCTGACCGGAATACCGGGCAAGATAATCCACCTCCGCTATTACATAGACGGCGGACTCGCAGATGAAATCCGCGCGGACGGGCTGATAATTTCAACTCCCACCGGTTCCACCGGCTACGCCATGAGCGCAGGCGGGCCCTTCGTTGACCCAAGGCTTAGCGTTACTGTGATAGCCCCCCTGGCACCGATAGCTCTGAGCTCCAGGCCGATGGTGGTTCCGGCTGAAAGCAGGATAGACGTGAGGAACATGGCCCTGACCAGGGAGATTGTTCTGGCGATAGACGGGCAGTTCTACACCTATCTTCCCCCCGAAACGGAAATAAGGATAGAGAAATCACCGAGAAAGGCCAAGTTTGTCCGCTTCACGAGGGAGATATACCCAAAATACACGATGAAACTCAAGAAAAGATTTTAG
- a CDS encoding DUF835 domain-containing protein has product MGLIVPVYVFVIDVILLLAIGYAFVFMLRRMNKYDPDLNTMVKYSVIFLGLAELGRIFDLVDDFCCTNIATKAEVVLYFVSIVGVVYTVVYYIKLVENKYIPSPPKGVKKSPLGAHVVFSKNRFLDVIELLKNADFPVLAVTRSPSMYQGFENVSTVWVTQVEGGIKPTALHVLHDVILRFVRDRPGSVVLIDCVEYLLLYNDFRTVFKFLANLKDHVVLQSGSGLVIFIDDSVLSEQEKALLLKEFEPL; this is encoded by the coding sequence ATGGGACTGATTGTTCCGGTTTACGTGTTTGTGATTGACGTTATACTGCTTCTTGCAATAGGTTACGCCTTTGTTTTCATGCTCAGGAGAATGAACAAGTATGACCCGGATTTGAACACGATGGTGAAGTATTCGGTCATCTTTCTCGGACTGGCCGAACTCGGGAGGATTTTTGACCTCGTTGATGACTTCTGCTGTACCAACATTGCCACCAAGGCTGAAGTCGTTCTGTACTTTGTGTCAATCGTTGGCGTTGTTTATACGGTCGTTTACTACATCAAGCTCGTTGAGAACAAGTACATCCCATCTCCCCCAAAGGGTGTAAAAAAATCCCCCCTTGGTGCTCACGTTGTCTTCTCCAAGAACAGGTTTTTGGACGTTATAGAGCTCCTCAAGAATGCTGACTTTCCTGTTCTGGCCGTTACCCGGTCCCCATCGATGTATCAGGGTTTTGAAAACGTTTCAACGGTGTGGGTAACGCAGGTTGAGGGTGGGATAAAGCCAACCGCCCTCCACGTCCTCCACGACGTAATTCTCAGGTTCGTTAGAGACAGGCCCGGCTCGGTCGTTTTGATAGACTGCGTGGAGTATCTCCTCCTATACAACGACTTCAGAACGGTTTTCAAGTTCCTCGCGAACCTAAAGGACCACGTTGTACTTCAGAGTGGGTCCGGCCTCGTAATATTCATCGACGACTCGGTTCTAAGCGAGCAGGAGAAGGCCCTCCTCCTCAAGGAGTTCGAGCCACTCTAA